Proteins from a genomic interval of Colletes latitarsis isolate SP2378_abdomen chromosome 3, iyColLati1, whole genome shotgun sequence:
- the Eif2beta gene encoding eukaryotic translation initiation factor 2 subunit beta isoform X1 codes for MTEEDSVFDPTLKKKKKKKKTNFDLDAAFNEGGNMGYASETTGDKENQEPDPPALVEDDDTLDLENFGRKKRKKKKAFNLDELDAALPDTKKEDVIEQQTEEVAVDDTFDLDMDFSKTKKKKKKKKDLDELVAEEEHKEIEDKENGCTESERSAEYEETSLWFGSDRDYTYDELLVRVFNIMKEKNPDMVAGKKQKFVMRPPQVVRIGTKKTSFANFTEICRTLHRQQKHLLDFLLAELGTSGSVDGNSQLIIKGRFQQKQIENVLRRYIKEYVTCHTCRSPDTILQKDTRLFFLQCETCGSRCSVASIKSGFQAVTGKRAAIRAKTA; via the exons GTATTTGATCCTAccttgaaaaagaaaaagaagaaaaagaaaactaaCTTCGACCTTGATGCTGCATTCAATGAAGGTGGTAATATGGGCTATGCATCAGAAACCACTGGTGATAAAGAAAACCAGGAGCCAGATCCTCCTGCATTGGTGGAAGATGATGATACATTGGATTTAGAAAATTTTGGAAGGAAAAAAAGGAAGAAGAAAAAAGCATTTAATTTAGATGAACTGGATGCAGCTTTGCCAGATACTAAAAAAGag GATGTTATTGAACAACAAACGGAAGAAGTTGCAGTGGATGATACCTTTGATTTGGATATGGACTTTTCGAAaactaaaaagaagaaaaagaaaaagaaagatctCGATGAACTAGTAGCAGAAGAAGAGCATAAAGAAATTGAAGATAAAGAAAATG GCTGCACTGAATCTGAGCGAAGTGCAGAGTATG AAGAAACAAGTTTGTGGTTCGGATCGGATAGAGATTATACCTATGATGAATTACTGGTAAGAGTATTCAACATTATGAAGGAAAAAAACCCTGATATGGTTGCTGGAAAGAAACAGAAATTCGTTATGCGTCCTCCTCAAGTAGTACGTATAGGTACCAAGAAAACATCTTTTGCTAATTTCACTGAA ATATGTAGAACGCTTCATAGGCAACAAAAACATTTACTTGACTTTTTACTTGCTGAATTAGGAACTAGTGGTTCTGTTGATGGAAATAGTCAACTTATTATTAAGGGCCGTTTTCAACAAAAACAAATAGAAAATGTTCTTAGGAGATACATTAAAGAATATGTTACCTGTCACACCTGTCGTTCGCCAGATACCATTCTCCAAAAAGATACTCGACTATTTTTCTTACAGTGTGAAACCTGTGGATCAAGATGTTCAGTAGCTAGCATAAAATCTGGCTTCCAG gcCGTCACTGGAAAACGTGCTGCTATTCGAGCAAAAACTgcctaa
- the Eif2beta gene encoding eukaryotic translation initiation factor 2 subunit beta isoform X2 yields the protein MTEEDSVFDPTLKKKKKKKKTNFDLDAAFNEGGNMGYASETTGDKENQEPDPPALVEDDDTLDLENFGRKKRKKKKAFNLDELDAALPDTKKEDVIEQQTEEVAVDDTFDLDMDFSKTKKKKKKKKDLDELVAEEEHKEIEDKENEETSLWFGSDRDYTYDELLVRVFNIMKEKNPDMVAGKKQKFVMRPPQVVRIGTKKTSFANFTEICRTLHRQQKHLLDFLLAELGTSGSVDGNSQLIIKGRFQQKQIENVLRRYIKEYVTCHTCRSPDTILQKDTRLFFLQCETCGSRCSVASIKSGFQAVTGKRAAIRAKTA from the exons GTATTTGATCCTAccttgaaaaagaaaaagaagaaaaagaaaactaaCTTCGACCTTGATGCTGCATTCAATGAAGGTGGTAATATGGGCTATGCATCAGAAACCACTGGTGATAAAGAAAACCAGGAGCCAGATCCTCCTGCATTGGTGGAAGATGATGATACATTGGATTTAGAAAATTTTGGAAGGAAAAAAAGGAAGAAGAAAAAAGCATTTAATTTAGATGAACTGGATGCAGCTTTGCCAGATACTAAAAAAGag GATGTTATTGAACAACAAACGGAAGAAGTTGCAGTGGATGATACCTTTGATTTGGATATGGACTTTTCGAAaactaaaaagaagaaaaagaaaaagaaagatctCGATGAACTAGTAGCAGAAGAAGAGCATAAAGAAATTGAAGATAAAGAAAATG AAGAAACAAGTTTGTGGTTCGGATCGGATAGAGATTATACCTATGATGAATTACTGGTAAGAGTATTCAACATTATGAAGGAAAAAAACCCTGATATGGTTGCTGGAAAGAAACAGAAATTCGTTATGCGTCCTCCTCAAGTAGTACGTATAGGTACCAAGAAAACATCTTTTGCTAATTTCACTGAA ATATGTAGAACGCTTCATAGGCAACAAAAACATTTACTTGACTTTTTACTTGCTGAATTAGGAACTAGTGGTTCTGTTGATGGAAATAGTCAACTTATTATTAAGGGCCGTTTTCAACAAAAACAAATAGAAAATGTTCTTAGGAGATACATTAAAGAATATGTTACCTGTCACACCTGTCGTTCGCCAGATACCATTCTCCAAAAAGATACTCGACTATTTTTCTTACAGTGTGAAACCTGTGGATCAAGATGTTCAGTAGCTAGCATAAAATCTGGCTTCCAG gcCGTCACTGGAAAACGTGCTGCTATTCGAGCAAAAACTgcctaa